One genomic region from Campylobacter sp. RM5004 encodes:
- the ribH gene encoding 6,7-dimethyl-8-ribityllumazine synthase, with amino-acid sequence MNIIEGKLKLNGNERFAIINARFNSFITDKLVEGAKDAFVRFGGDESKLDLILVPGAFELPFALKQAVEQGYDGIVVLGAVIRGDTPHFDYVAAECTKGVAAITLANDTPISFGVLTTNTTEQAMDRAGIKSGNKGYEAMVTTIEMLNLKRVQNGN; translated from the coding sequence ATGAATATTATTGAAGGAAAATTAAAATTAAATGGCAATGAAAGATTTGCAATTATAAATGCTAGATTTAATAGTTTTATTACTGATAAATTAGTTGAAGGTGCAAAAGATGCTTTTGTTCGTTTTGGCGGTGATGAGAGCAAACTTGATTTAATACTTGTTCCTGGTGCATTTGAACTACCTTTTGCATTAAAGCAAGCTGTTGAACAAGGATATGATGGAATAGTTGTTCTTGGTGCTGTAATTCGTGGAGATACACCTCATTTTGACTATGTAGCAGCAGAATGCACTAAAGGAGTTGCAGCAATTACTCTAGCAAATGATACTCCTATTAGTTTTGGTGTGCTTACCACTAATACGACAGAACAAGCTATGGATAGAGCAGGAATTAAAAGTGGAAATAAAGGCTATGAAGCAATGGTAACTACTATTGAAATGCTAAACTTAAAAAGAGTTCAAAATGGCAACTAG
- the putP gene encoding sodium/proline symporter PutP, protein MSNLENIELSLPIIIDFIAYSLLMIGIGVYFRRKNKTSSDYFVGNKSLGPVLSALSAGASDMSSWLLMGLPAAILLDGLAKSYIAIGLSIGALLNWLFVAKRLRIYTDIKQNCITIPDFFETRFDDKNGILRIICAFVILIFFTIYISSGFVAGAKLFEEVFNINYFYGLFIITFIIVTYTFLGGYKAVCWTDLIQGLLMMLALVIIAIVMLKALGGVNNTIEIIEKVGTNNNKNYISMSQNTMFIISSLAWGLGYFGQPHILIRFISIRDIKDIPVATLVGISWMVISLFAAIMIGFLGIAYLDEFKLNLMDKDRIFILMSQILFNPWIAGVLLSAILAAIMSTASSQLLVSSSAIVEDFYKKVLKRNASNEKIMFLSKLSVLAISFIALLISFDKNSSIIDIVAHAWAGFGASFGSVILFALFWKKTSKIGAISGMSSGAICVLIWENLKDFGGIFELYSIIPAFLIASIFIIITSLVFKTSKNNEETYEKMLSNIQ, encoded by the coding sequence ATGAGTAATTTAGAAAATATTGAACTTAGTTTGCCTATCATAATTGATTTTATTGCTTATAGCTTGCTTATGATAGGAATTGGCGTTTATTTTAGAAGAAAAAACAAAACTTCTAGCGATTATTTTGTAGGAAACAAAAGCTTAGGTCCTGTCTTATCAGCTCTTAGCGCAGGTGCATCTGATATGAGTTCTTGGCTACTTATGGGCTTACCTGCTGCTATTTTGCTTGACGGATTAGCAAAATCATATATAGCAATAGGACTTAGCATAGGAGCTTTATTAAACTGGCTATTTGTTGCAAAAAGACTTAGAATTTATACTGATATTAAACAAAATTGTATAACTATTCCTGATTTTTTTGAAACTAGATTTGATGATAAAAATGGAATATTAAGAATAATTTGCGCCTTTGTAATACTTATATTTTTTACTATATATATTTCAAGTGGCTTTGTAGCTGGTGCTAAATTATTTGAAGAAGTATTTAATATAAATTATTTTTATGGGCTTTTTATAATAACTTTTATAATAGTAACTTATACTTTTTTAGGTGGATACAAAGCAGTTTGTTGGACTGATTTAATTCAAGGCTTACTTATGATGTTAGCTTTAGTAATTATTGCTATTGTTATGCTTAAAGCATTAGGTGGAGTAAATAATACAATAGAAATTATTGAAAAAGTAGGAACAAACAATAATAAAAACTATATTTCAATGAGCCAAAATACAATGTTTATAATCTCATCTTTAGCTTGGGGTTTGGGATATTTTGGACAACCTCATATTCTAATAAGATTTATTTCTATAAGAGATATTAAAGATATTCCAGTAGCAACACTCGTTGGTATTTCTTGGATGGTTATATCGTTATTTGCAGCTATTATGATAGGATTTTTAGGTATTGCTTATTTAGATGAGTTTAAATTAAACTTGATGGATAAAGATAGAATTTTTATTCTAATGAGCCAAATATTATTTAATCCTTGGATAGCAGGAGTTTTACTTAGCGCAATACTTGCTGCTATTATGAGTACTGCAAGCTCTCAGCTTTTAGTATCAAGCTCTGCTATTGTTGAAGATTTTTATAAAAAAGTTTTAAAAAGAAATGCAAGTAATGAAAAAATTATGTTTTTATCAAAACTTAGTGTTTTAGCAATTTCTTTTATTGCACTTTTAATATCATTTGATAAAAACTCAAGCATAATTGATATTGTAGCTCATGCTTGGGCTGGGTTTGGTGCTTCATTTGGTAGTGTTATTTTATTTGCTTTATTTTGGAAAAAAACTTCAAAAATTGGTGCAATTAGCGGAATGAGCTCTGGAGCTATTTGTGTTTTAATATGGGAAAATCTAAAAGATTTTGGTGGTATTTTTGAACTTTATTCAATTATACCTGCATTTTTAATTGCAAGTATTTTTATAATAATTACATCTTTAGTTTTTAAAACAAGCAAAAACAATGAAGAAACTTATGAAAAAATGTTAAGCAATATTCAATAA
- a CDS encoding Gfo/Idh/MocA family oxidoreductase, giving the protein MNIALIGLGVMGKNHYTELRKKDINLFCYDVIKPEWIEDELYFSNLDELLSNKIDGAIIVVPTKYHYEVFLKLSEKVKYILIEKPLSFNLDEAYAIKQSGVNVAVGFCERFNPVSLEFLKQSQGEEIKYASFIRASKKPARISDVGVDLDLCVHDIDLANFFGIKAEFNISKMNNPCTQIKLNSNNLDILASWEFNSRIRKAFINTNVSSYELDFLNSRLIKDEVVMELKSHSSLSREQDEFINYIKTNNLGYLASVDDAIYTQQIL; this is encoded by the coding sequence ATGAATATAGCATTAATTGGGCTTGGTGTAATGGGAAAAAACCATTATACCGAGCTTAGAAAAAAAGATATAAATTTATTTTGTTATGATGTGATAAAGCCTGAATGGATAGAAGATGAGCTTTATTTTTCTAATTTAGATGAATTATTAAGCAATAAAATTGATGGAGCTATTATTGTAGTTCCTACTAAATATCATTATGAAGTATTTTTAAAATTAAGTGAAAAAGTAAAATATATATTAATAGAAAAGCCGCTTAGCTTTAATTTAGATGAAGCTTATGCAATTAAGCAAAGTGGGGTAAATGTTGCTGTTGGTTTTTGTGAAAGATTTAATCCTGTTAGCCTAGAGTTCTTAAAACAAAGTCAAGGCGAAGAGATAAAATATGCAAGTTTTATAAGAGCATCTAAAAAACCAGCAAGAATTAGTGATGTTGGGGTTGATTTAGATCTTTGCGTTCATGATATTGATTTGGCTAATTTTTTTGGAATAAAAGCTGAGTTTAATATAAGCAAGATGAATAATCCTTGCACGCAAATTAAGCTTAATTCTAACAACCTTGATATTTTAGCTTCGTGGGAGTTTAATAGTAGAATTAGAAAAGCATTTATTAATACAAATGTTTCAAGCTATGAGCTAGACTTTTTGAACTCAAGATTGATTAAAGATGAAGTTGTAATGGAACTTAAAAGCCATTCAAGTTTATCAAGAGAGCAAGATGAATTTATTAACTACATAAAGACAAATAATTTAGGATATTTAGCAAGCGTAGATGATGCTATTTATACTCAACAAATTTTATAA
- the nusB gene encoding transcription antitermination factor NusB, giving the protein MATRHQARMTVVSLLYSFDYVQNSEHVNDYLEEHKIRNAIREWALELFNGVQNNLSKIDECLKGILESNEVNNLGGMEKAILRLGVYELLFTKTDKAVIINEAIELAKEYASDNAPKLINGVLDKVRA; this is encoded by the coding sequence ATGGCAACTAGACATCAAGCTAGAATGACCGTTGTAAGTTTGCTTTATTCGTTTGATTATGTTCAAAATAGCGAACATGTGAATGATTATTTAGAAGAGCATAAAATTAGAAATGCAATCCGTGAATGGGCGTTAGAATTATTTAATGGAGTTCAAAATAATTTAAGCAAAATTGATGAATGCTTAAAAGGTATTTTAGAAAGCAACGAAGTAAATAATCTAGGTGGTATGGAAAAAGCCATATTAAGACTTGGGGTTTATGAATTATTATTTACAAAAACAGATAAAGCAGTAATTATAAATGAAGCAATAGAACTTGCAAAAGAATACGCAAGCGATAACGCACCAAAACTTATAAATGGTGTTTTAGATAAGGTAAGGGCTTGA
- a CDS encoding prepilin-type N-terminal cleavage/methylation domain-containing protein: MKKAFTIIELIFVIIIIAILASVVIYKISSIRDDAHNVAQVNNFKTLINDLNTYYVSKGDYFKDDEGINISKMTNVGNKHTHYYEFNSSDNKPCFILMFVKDELYIQPAFNPKKLPRACKQLHEMFLSYNIDFLKDDYKALLFSHKDKTK; this comes from the coding sequence TTGAAAAAAGCTTTTACCATTATTGAATTAATTTTTGTAATTATTATAATCGCAATACTTGCTTCGGTTGTGATTTATAAAATAAGCAGCATTAGAGATGATGCACATAATGTAGCTCAAGTTAATAATTTTAAAACCTTAATAAATGATTTAAATACTTATTATGTAAGTAAGGGTGATTATTTTAAAGATGATGAAGGTATAAATATCTCAAAAATGACTAATGTGGGTAATAAACATACTCATTATTACGAATTTAATTCAAGTGATAATAAGCCTTGCTTTATACTTATGTTTGTAAAAGATGAATTATATATTCAACCAGCTTTCAATCCTAAGAAATTACCTAGAGCTTGCAAGCAATTGCATGAAATGTTTTTAAGCTATAATATAGACTTTTTAAAAGACGATTATAAAGCACTTTTATTTTCTCATAAAGACAAAACAAAATAA
- the kdsA gene encoding 3-deoxy-8-phosphooctulonate synthase — protein sequence MRKIILFAGPCVIESPEVVMEVAKRLEKIAKNPQIDFYFKSSFDKANRTSLDSFRGPGLEKGLQILADVKSKFGYKLITDIHESHQASIAAEVVDTLQIPAFLCRQTDLLVAAAKTKAIINIKKGQFLNPNDMRYSVAKIAQTRGFNYTTNDESFFASSDLGERVYNDLADSDFSLAHQMAREAGILVVERGTSLGYGNLVVDMRSLKIMRNFAPVIFDATHSVQMPGAAGGKSGGDSSFVMPLARAAAGVGVDGFFFETHYNPKEALCDGPNMIATDELEAKVNLLLKILNKG from the coding sequence ATGAGAAAAATTATATTATTTGCAGGACCTTGCGTTATAGAAAGTCCTGAAGTTGTTATGGAAGTGGCAAAAAGATTAGAAAAAATAGCTAAAAATCCACAAATTGATTTTTATTTTAAATCAAGTTTTGATAAAGCAAATCGCACAAGTTTAGATAGTTTTAGAGGGCCTGGACTTGAAAAAGGTTTGCAAATTTTAGCTGATGTAAAATCTAAATTTGGTTATAAATTAATAACTGATATTCACGAAAGTCATCAAGCTAGCATTGCAGCCGAGGTTGTTGATACACTTCAAATTCCTGCGTTTTTATGTAGGCAAACGGATTTATTAGTTGCAGCTGCAAAAACAAAAGCTATTATTAATATTAAAAAAGGACAATTCTTAAATCCAAACGATATGAGATATAGTGTTGCTAAGATTGCACAAACTAGAGGATTTAACTATACAACTAATGATGAAAGTTTTTTTGCAAGCTCTGATTTAGGTGAAAGAGTTTATAATGATTTAGCTGATAGTGATTTCTCACTTGCTCATCAAATGGCAAGAGAAGCTGGTATTTTAGTGGTTGAAAGAGGCACTAGTCTAGGATATGGTAATTTAGTTGTTGATATGAGATCGCTTAAAATTATGAGAAATTTCGCACCTGTTATTTTTGACGCAACTCATAGCGTTCAAATGCCTGGAGCTGCAGGTGGAAAAAGCGGTGGAGATAGCTCTTTTGTAATGCCACTTGCTCGTGCTGCTGCTGGGGTTGGTGTTGATGGATTTTTCTTTGAGACACACTATAATCCAAAAGAAGCTTTATGTGATGGACCTAATATGATAGCAACTGATGAGCTTGAAGCAAAGGTTAATTTATTATTAAAAATACTAAATAAAGGATAA
- a CDS encoding DegT/DnrJ/EryC1/StrS family aminotransferase has product MLAFCDLKSQYLKYKNEIDERIQNILNNSSFIGGTEVALLEENLANFVKSKYAYSCSNGTSALYIALKALGIKEGDEIITSPFTFIASSEMIALIGAKPVFVDISDVDYNLDISKIEEKISPKTKAILAISIFGQMPDLNSLKKICKKHNLYLIEDAAQSFGARNDLEEFSCNIADISTTSFFPSKPLGCYGDGGAIFTNNDELAKKVKLLINHGSEIRYQHEIIGLNARLDAIQAAVLNVKLKYFDEEIAKRKDLANTYSKNLKNCITPQVKANYLSVWAQYSVRVKNRDLVIKKLNENGIPTAIHYPIALYKQPCFKYLEYNEKDFKVCEDVTNEILSLPFSAFLDIKDQERVIEIFNKGE; this is encoded by the coding sequence ATGTTAGCATTCTGTGATTTAAAATCTCAATATTTAAAATACAAAAACGAAATTGATGAAAGAATTCAAAATATATTAAATAATTCAAGTTTTATAGGTGGGACTGAAGTTGCTTTATTAGAAGAAAACTTAGCTAATTTTGTAAAATCAAAATACGCATATTCATGCTCAAATGGAACAAGCGCTTTATATATAGCTTTAAAAGCTTTAGGTATTAAAGAAGGCGATGAGATAATTACTAGCCCATTTACATTTATTGCAAGCTCTGAAATGATAGCCTTAATAGGTGCTAAACCTGTTTTTGTTGATATTAGCGATGTCGATTATAACCTTGACATTAGCAAAATTGAAGAAAAGATTAGTCCTAAAACTAAAGCTATTTTAGCTATTTCTATCTTTGGTCAAATGCCTGATTTAAATTCTTTGAAAAAAATATGCAAAAAACATAATCTTTATTTAATCGAAGATGCAGCACAAAGCTTTGGGGCTAGAAATGATTTAGAAGAATTTTCTTGTAATATTGCTGATATTAGCACAACTAGTTTTTTCCCATCAAAACCACTTGGCTGTTATGGTGATGGCGGTGCTATTTTTACTAATAATGATGAATTAGCTAAAAAAGTAAAATTACTTATAAATCATGGAAGCGAAATAAGATATCAGCACGAAATTATAGGCTTAAATGCAAGACTTGATGCAATTCAAGCTGCAGTATTGAATGTAAAATTAAAGTATTTTGATGAAGAAATTGCAAAAAGAAAAGATTTAGCAAATACTTATAGTAAAAATCTTAAAAACTGCATTACTCCACAAGTAAAAGCTAATTATTTAAGCGTTTGGGCTCAATATAGCGTAAGGGTTAAAAATAGAGATTTAGTGATTAAAAAGCTAAATGAAAATGGCATTCCAACAGCTATTCATTATCCTATCGCTCTTTATAAACAACCTTGTTTTAAATATTTAGAATATAATGAAAAAGATTTTAAAGTTTGCGAAGATGTAACTAATGAAATTTTATCATTGCCATTTTCGGCATTTTTAGATATAAAGGATCAAGAAAGGGTAATTGAAATTTTTAATAAAGGAGAATAA
- a CDS encoding 5-methyltetrahydropteroyltriglutamate--homocysteine S-methyltransferase yields the protein MRKLDQVGSFLRPAKLKAARSDLANGKISQEELRIIEDECIKELLLECDKNNVYYLSDGEFRRSWWHLDFYWGFSGVIKIIKEKGYVFKGIETRAEGVKIVGKIECKDHLFIKDFARLVQIAKELNIDTNRLKLTIPSPAMFIYMLFIRGGFNVEFEYYGKDYARLKADILKAYEDFYNEFSKVGGVYLQLDDVSFGSFCDDDFRANLEKNGLNADECTKEYVEYLNKSLETMPKNITTAIHICRGNYRSHFSASGGYIKVAKELFAKLNIDKFFLEFDSDRAGGFEPLEYIKNQTVVIGLLTTKVKESPSLDELVSRAFEAKKYLKSSQIEFSTQCGFSSTEEGNEIDMATQWEKINLLNKLNETLENQGF from the coding sequence ATGAGAAAATTAGACCAAGTAGGCTCATTCTTAAGACCTGCGAAATTAAAGGCTGCAAGAAGCGATTTAGCAAATGGAAAAATAAGTCAAGAAGAACTTAGAATTATTGAAGATGAGTGTATTAAAGAATTACTACTTGAGTGTGATAAAAATAATGTTTATTATTTAAGCGATGGAGAATTTAGACGCTCTTGGTGGCATTTAGACTTTTATTGGGGATTTAGTGGGGTTATTAAGATTATTAAAGAAAAAGGCTATGTATTTAAAGGTATTGAAACAAGAGCAGAAGGCGTAAAAATAGTTGGCAAAATTGAGTGTAAAGACCATCTTTTTATAAAAGATTTTGCAAGATTAGTGCAGATTGCAAAAGAACTAAATATAGACACAAATCGTTTAAAACTTACAATTCCAAGCCCAGCGATGTTTATTTATATGCTATTTATTAGGGGTGGATTTAATGTGGAATTTGAATATTATGGCAAAGATTATGCAAGGCTTAAAGCTGATATTTTAAAAGCTTACGAAGATTTTTATAATGAATTTAGCAAAGTAGGTGGGGTTTATTTACAACTTGATGATGTTAGCTTTGGTTCGTTTTGTGATGATGATTTTAGAGCAAATTTAGAAAAAAATGGTCTAAACGCAGATGAATGCACTAAAGAATATGTAGAATATTTAAACAAAAGCTTAGAAACTATGCCAAAAAATATTACAACAGCAATTCATATTTGTAGAGGAAATTACAGAAGCCATTTTAGTGCAAGTGGTGGATATATTAAAGTAGCAAAAGAATTATTTGCAAAGCTTAATATAGATAAGTTTTTCTTAGAATTTGATAGCGATAGGGCAGGTGGATTTGAACCTTTAGAATATATTAAAAATCAAACAGTAGTTATAGGACTTTTAACTACAAAAGTAAAAGAAAGTCCTAGTTTAGATGAGTTGGTATCAAGAGCATTTGAAGCTAAAAAATATCTAAAATCTTCTCAGATTGAGTTTAGCACACAATGTGGCTTTAGCTCTACTGAAGAAGGAAATGAGATTGATATGGCAACTCAATGGGAAAAGATTAATTTATTAAATAAATTAAATGAAACTTTAGAAAATCAAGGATTTTAA
- the alaS gene encoding alanine--tRNA ligase yields MDIRKEYLDFFASKGHEITPSSPLVPDDATLLFANAGMVPFKSIFTGEVPRPNPPRKTSCQTCIRAGGKHNDLDNVGYTARHHTFFEMLGNFSFGDYFKEQAIAYAWEFVTEVIKLPKDRLYVTVHENDDEAYNMWQKHIAKERIYKFGDKDNFWQMGDTGPCGPCSEIFYDQGEENFKSDEDYMGGDGDRFLEIWNLVFMQFEKHPDGTMTKLPKPSIDTGMGLERVTAIKEGKFSNFDSSLFMPIINEIAKLANKTYEYKSGASFRVIADHIRSATFLLAQGVTFDKEGRGYVLRRIVRRALRHGYLLGFKSAFMYKLVDVVCELMGNHYTYLNEKKSFVKEQLLSEEERFLNTIENGMSIFSDELKNTKDIFSGEVAFKLYDTYGFPLDLTLDMLREKNLKIDEDKFNELMAKQRELAKANWKGSGDKATHGDFKELLDKFGVNEFVGYDNTEIKAKLLAALDEEFKIGIKSKKAWLMFDKTPLYATSGGQNYDLGSIYKNDKLVANVLEVEKFFDINLALVEIVGEFNINDELIIKIDTERRAEIARHHSATHLLHYALRKVLGENATQAGSFVDYNRLRFDFNFTRALSEDELKQISDIVNDMIYKADDAKIQITDIESAKKCSAMALFDTKYGDKVRVLSLGDSIELCGGTHVKNTAVIGDFIILKESGVSAGVRRIEAIASKAAKEYTKNLILEFENIKKSLKTNDILKSVESLKAEIKELKQALKNGSNNLNNEVINGVNVCVSEFNGFDIKADIDEFKNKFDKAVIVLISGKDDKVSIAVGSKNTNIKAGALAKQIAQFLGGNGGGRDDFATAGAKDTSKLNEALALAKDEIKKALC; encoded by the coding sequence ATGGATATAAGAAAAGAATATTTGGATTTTTTTGCAAGTAAAGGTCATGAGATAACCCCATCAAGCCCACTTGTTCCTGATGATGCGACACTGCTTTTTGCAAATGCAGGTATGGTTCCGTTTAAAAGTATTTTTACAGGTGAAGTGCCACGCCCAAATCCGCCTAGAAAAACAAGCTGTCAAACATGTATTCGTGCAGGTGGAAAGCACAATGACTTAGATAATGTTGGCTATACTGCAAGACACCATACATTTTTTGAAATGTTAGGAAATTTTAGCTTTGGCGATTATTTTAAAGAACAAGCTATTGCTTATGCATGGGAGTTTGTAACTGAAGTTATTAAATTACCTAAAGATAGACTTTATGTAACAGTTCATGAAAACGATGATGAAGCTTATAATATGTGGCAAAAACATATAGCAAAAGAGCGTATTTATAAATTTGGAGATAAGGATAATTTCTGGCAAATGGGCGATACTGGTCCATGTGGTCCATGTAGTGAGATTTTTTACGATCAAGGCGAAGAAAATTTTAAAAGCGATGAAGATTATATGGGTGGAGATGGAGATAGATTCCTTGAGATTTGGAACCTAGTTTTCATGCAATTTGAAAAGCACCCAGATGGCACAATGACAAAACTACCAAAACCTAGCATTGATACAGGAATGGGACTTGAGCGTGTAACTGCTATTAAAGAAGGAAAATTTAGTAATTTTGATAGCTCATTATTTATGCCAATAATCAATGAAATTGCAAAACTTGCTAATAAGACTTATGAGTATAAAAGTGGTGCAAGTTTTAGAGTAATTGCTGATCATATTCGTTCAGCTACATTTTTATTAGCTCAAGGTGTAACTTTTGATAAAGAAGGAAGGGGCTACGTTTTACGCCGCATTGTAAGAAGAGCTTTAAGACATGGATATTTACTAGGCTTTAAGAGTGCATTTATGTATAAATTAGTAGATGTTGTATGTGAATTAATGGGTAATCACTACACATATTTAAACGAGAAAAAATCTTTTGTAAAAGAACAATTATTAAGCGAAGAAGAAAGATTTTTAAACACAATTGAAAATGGAATGAGTATTTTTAGTGATGAGCTTAAAAATACAAAAGATATTTTTAGTGGTGAAGTAGCATTTAAATTATATGATACTTATGGTTTTCCACTTGATTTAACTCTTGATATGCTAAGAGAAAAAAATCTTAAAATTGATGAAGATAAATTTAATGAATTAATGGCAAAACAAAGAGAACTTGCTAAAGCAAACTGGAAAGGTAGTGGAGATAAAGCAACTCACGGAGATTTTAAAGAGCTTTTAGATAAGTTTGGAGTAAATGAGTTTGTTGGCTATGACAATACTGAAATTAAAGCAAAATTATTAGCTGCTTTAGATGAAGAATTTAAAATAGGAATTAAGAGCAAAAAAGCTTGGCTAATGTTTGATAAAACTCCGTTATATGCTACAAGTGGTGGGCAAAATTACGATTTAGGTAGCATTTATAAAAATGATAAATTAGTGGCAAACGTGCTTGAAGTTGAAAAGTTTTTTGATATTAATTTAGCTTTAGTTGAAATTGTTGGTGAGTTTAATATAAATGATGAATTAATAATCAAGATTGATACCGAAAGAAGAGCAGAGATTGCAAGACATCATAGTGCTACTCACTTGCTTCATTATGCACTAAGAAAAGTTTTAGGCGAAAATGCAACTCAAGCAGGTTCATTTGTAGATTACAATAGACTTAGATTTGACTTTAACTTTACTCGTGCATTAAGCGAAGATGAATTAAAGCAAATTAGTGATATTGTAAATGATATGATTTATAAAGCTGATGATGCAAAAATACAAATAACTGATATTGAAAGTGCTAAAAAATGCAGTGCAATGGCATTATTTGATACAAAATATGGCGATAAAGTAAGGGTTTTAAGCTTAGGAGATAGCATTGAGCTTTGTGGTGGAACTCACGTTAAAAATACTGCTGTTATTGGAGATTTTATTATTCTTAAAGAAAGTGGTGTAAGTGCAGGTGTTAGAAGAATTGAAGCAATAGCAAGTAAAGCAGCTAAAGAATATACAAAGAATTTGATTTTAGAATTTGAAAACATTAAAAAAAGCCTAAAAACTAATGATATTTTAAAAAGTGTAGAGAGTTTAAAAGCTGAAATTAAAGAACTAAAACAAGCTTTAAAAAACGGCTCAAATAATTTAAATAATGAAGTAATAAACGGAGTTAATGTTTGTGTAAGTGAATTTAATGGCTTTGATATTAAAGCAGACATTGATGAGTTTAAAAATAAATTTGATAAAGCTGTGATTGTTTTAATATCAGGCAAAGATGATAAAGTAAGCATAGCAGTTGGTTCAAAAAATACAAATATTAAAGCTGGTGCTTTAGCTAAGCAAATCGCACAATTTTTAGGTGGAAACGGCGGTGGTAGAGATGATTTTGCTACTGCAGGTGCAAAAGATACTAGCAAATTAAACGAAGCTTTAGCTTTAGCAAAAGATGAGATTAAGAAGGCTTTATGCTAG
- a CDS encoding DMT family transporter: MKKFKKIIRKNLGIYFMVIASFAFALMGCSAKLLANDMPSVEIMFFRNVIGVIFIAYLIYKIPHKKSGGKFFLLFFRGLIGTISLYFFFYNVANISLGGAFAFQKTNPLFVALIAFLFFKEQLGIKSILYLFLAFSGVMLIIQPLAPEHLHTGFDIKNSILGVLSGLTAALALTSARELGKYYNTEVIASSFFILGTILPILSMLGGEYLDPDLIKYFDFAFAKFVMPNDFKLWILIILMGSLSIVYQIYVTKAYKAAKKAGVVAGVGYIDVVFTLLLGILLGDDLPSLMVLAGIICVLIGGIGISLSKDNKK, from the coding sequence ATGAAAAAATTTAAAAAAATTATCAGAAAAAATCTTGGGATTTATTTTATGGTAATTGCTAGTTTTGCATTTGCACTCATGGGGTGCAGTGCAAAACTACTTGCAAATGATATGCCTAGTGTTGAGATTATGTTTTTTAGAAATGTAATCGGAGTAATTTTTATCGCTTATTTAATTTATAAAATTCCACATAAAAAATCAGGTGGCAAGTTTTTTTTATTATTTTTTCGTGGTCTTATCGGAACAATCTCTTTATATTTTTTCTTTTATAATGTTGCAAATATTTCTTTGGGTGGAGCTTTTGCTTTTCAAAAAACAAATCCTTTATTTGTTGCACTAATTGCGTTTTTGTTTTTTAAAGAGCAACTAGGAATTAAAAGTATTTTATATTTATTTTTAGCTTTTAGTGGGGTTATGTTAATAATTCAGCCACTAGCACCAGAACACTTGCATACTGGTTTTGATATAAAAAACTCAATTTTAGGAGTTTTAAGTGGTCTTACAGCAGCTCTAGCTCTTACAAGTGCAAGAGAACTTGGAAAATATTATAATACTGAAGTTATAGCGTCGAGTTTTTTTATATTAGGAACTATTTTACCTATATTATCAATGCTTGGTGGAGAATATTTAGATCCTGATTTGATTAAGTATTTTGATTTTGCTTTTGCAAAATTTGTAATGCCAAATGATTTTAAATTATGGATATTGATAATTTTAATGGGAAGTCTTTCAATTGTATATCAAATATATGTTACAAAAGCCTATAAGGCAGCTAAAAAAGCAGGAGTTGTAGCAGGGGTTGGTTATATTGATGTTGTCTTTACATTATTACTAGGGATACTTTTAGGAGATGATTTACCAAGTTTAATGGTTTTAGCGGGTATAATCTGCGTTTTAATAGGCGGTATAGGAATAAGCTTAAGTAAGGATAATAAAAAATGA